In Topomyia yanbarensis strain Yona2022 chromosome 2, ASM3024719v1, whole genome shotgun sequence, one DNA window encodes the following:
- the LOC131679354 gene encoding uncharacterized protein LOC131679354, producing MAPSTSSKRKSLTLKALQTKLKGLQTSFYNMYQFIEQCTVNSKASEFSVRLGRLEPLWDKMNDAFDDVAAHEDNVDTESTVKDRLEFENRFFELKLFLLDRLKDDPEASALNQSTRMNDTAQMRAPHAKLPQISLLKFGGKIDDWLNFRDLYMSLIHWQTDLPEVEKFHYLRSQLEGEALNLVNTLPLTKANYMVAWDMLVQRYSNTKLLKKRKIQALFELSSIKRESAEEMHSLLESFEAIVKSLDHIVSQPADYKDLLLLHMLSSRLDSSSRRSWEDLSSSREDETLKDLTDFMRRRIQMLEAISTKQETIKNDSAQLSKRKFPLSTKICNAAFQASSSKGCPACPETHPLYQCSVFKGMPVHDKENLLRTNSLCRNCFRRGHQAKECSSKYTCRRCKGRHHTLVCFKDDGKPNNSNTSSKDSTDKATEEGSCSSSSNVNVAGSKL from the coding sequence ATGGCGCCATCAACATCATCGAAGAGGAAATCTCTCACACTGAAGGCTCTACAAACGAAGCTGAAAGGATTGCAGACCTCATTCTATAATATGTACCAATTCATCGAGCAGTGTACGGTAAACTCCAAGGCCAGTGAGTTTTCGGTACGGCTGGGACGTCTAGAACCGCTGTGGGATAAAATGAATGACGCCTTCGATGACGTAGCGGCACATGAGGATAATGTGGATACGGAATCGACCGTTAAGGATAGATTGGAGTTCGAAAACCGATTTTTTGAATTGAAGTTGTTTTTGCTCGATAGACTGAAAGATGACCCGGAGGCCTCGGCTCTAAATCAGTCGACCAGAATGAACGACACAGCTCAGATGCGCGCGCCACATGCAAAGTTGCCGCAGATAAGTTTGCTAAAATTTGGGGGAAAAATCGACGATTGGCTCAATTTCCGCGACCTCTATATGTCGCTTATTCACTGGCAAACGGATCTTCCAGAGGTggaaaaatttcattatttaaGAAGCCAACTGGAAGGAGAAGCGTTAAATCTCGTAAACACTCTACCACTCACCAAGGCAAACTATATGGTGGCTTGGGATATGCTAGTTCAGCGGTACTCAAACACGAAGTTATTAAAGAAGAGGAAAATTCAGGCCCTGTTCGAGCTATCTTCAATAAAAAGGGAATCCGCCGAAGAAATGCATTCGCTGCTTGAGTCGTTTGAAGCAATTGTGAAGTCTCTTGATCACATCGTCTCCCAGCCAGCAGATTATAAGGACTTACTGTTACTCCACATGTTAAGCTCGCGGCTTGACAGTTCCTCAAGAAGGAGTTGGGAAGATCTGTCTTCATCAAGGGAAGATGAGACACTTAAGGATTTGACAGATTTCATGCGCAGGAGAATTCAAATGTTAGAAGCTATATCGACTAAGCAGGAAACAATCAAGAATGATTCAGCTCAACTCAGCAAAAGGAAATTCCCTTTGTCGACAAAAATATGCAACGCTGCATTTCAAGCATCTTCGTCCAAAGGTTGTCCGGCCTGTCCAGAAACCCATCCGTTGTATCAGTGTTCGGTTTTCAAGGGTATGCCTGTACACGACAAGGAGAATCTTTTGCGAACAAATTCTCTATGTCGCAACTGTTTTAGACGTGGACACCAGGCAAAGGAATGTTCCTCCAAATACACGTGCCGAAGGTGCAAGGGCAGGCACCACACGTTAGTTTGTTTCAAGGATGACGGTAAACCGAACAATTCCAATACAAGTTCCAAGGATTCTACTGATAAGGCGACAGAGGAGGGATCTTGTAGCAGTAGTAGCAACGTAAATGTAGCAGGTAGTAAGCTGTAA